From the genome of Canis lupus familiaris isolate Mischka breed German Shepherd chromosome 20, alternate assembly UU_Cfam_GSD_1.0, whole genome shotgun sequence:
ttattattttttaaccccTAACTGCATCTCTGCGGTCTTTCCTTGGGGGTACATTCAAATCTCCTAGATTCCATGGCGACCAGGGAttacgggtttttttttttaatcccctccTGATGAGCACTTAGGTTAGTCCCATTTTCCCTCCTTATAACCGGACCTCCGCCGTCTTCCTCTACCGACACCCGCGCATCTCCTTGACTCCGAAGCAGGACGCGACCCGGAATTCGGCCGACCCCCTGCAGATGGCCACGTAGGCGGGTTAGCGCCAGTTTTTCTCGGTTTCAGATGACCCCGCAGCCAGGCTGCCCGTCCCTGCCCGTGTGCCCCCTGCACGCGCTCGTGCCGAGGACACACGGCTGCTCACTGAAGCCGTCACAGGGCCGCACAGAGGCAGCGGCTTGAATACACGGGGACGTATTCCACCGTGTCCTGGCGGCCAGAAGTCCAAGTTCAAGGGTCCGCAGGGCTCTGCTCCCCCTCACGTCTCTGGGGACGGGTCCTTCCTCACGTCCTCCGGCTCCCcgtggctgctgctgctcctcgcTGCCTGCGGCCCCCAGCAGCACCCTCCAACCCGCCGTCGCGTGGCCCCTGCCCTGTGCTTCTGCGTCCACGCCTCCCCTTTGTGTCAAAACAACCGGCGAGTGGCTGAGGGCCACCTGACGCCTGCGACCTTGTCTGAACCGGATGGGTCCTGCAAAGtgcattcacccccacctccccaccccccggtTACATAATTCATCTCCGGCATTAAGCAAGCGGGCCCTCGGGGCCCCGTGGGTGCTCCTTCCCCACGGCGTCCCGGACGGCGGGAGCGGGCCGCACAGATGTTCAGCAGATGAGGGCCTATGGCCTGAGTCCCCGCGGGAACAGGGCTCGTGGGCCCCGGCAGGTGCTGGGGGGGCTGCAGCTGCTAAGGTGCTGGAAATGGCCGGCTAGTGGGCGGCCCCCTCCAGCTGCTGTCTGGCTGCACCGTccgcacccgcacccccacctgcacccccaggaCCAGGGCTGCAGCCCAGCAGTGGAGGGAGGAAtaaggaggcgggggggggggtaccAGCAGGCCCAAGGACCGTCCATGCCACACGCCATCTGGCCACCCACCCCCGAGGCCGGCTCTCACTCCtgctcagagcctttgcactggctgttccccaGCCCGGAGCTCCCTTCCCCAGACGCCACGGACGCTCCCCTGGCCATCCTCCGGGTCTGCGTTGGCCTCCTGTGAGCATCACAACAAAACACCACAAACCAAGTGGCTTAAGGCGACAGAAATCGATTCTCTCCCCGCTGTGGACATCAGAAGTCTGAAACCAGGCCCTGCAGGGCCACGTCCCCTCCGAAGGCTCCAGGGAGGATCCTCTCTACCTCTCCCAGCTTTTGGTGGCTCCGCACAACCCCCGGTGTTCCCCGGCTTATAGACACGTCAGCTCAGTGCCGGCCTCTGTGTTCACGTGGCCTTACCTTCTGCTCAAACGTCACCGTCCCCGGTCTGCAGCTGCGCCTCCTTCCACCCTGACTTCCAGGCTCTGCGGAGGTCAGGCCATGGAGACCACGGGCTTGGCTTGGAGAGGTTACGGCCCCTGGGAGGAGACCGTGACCAGGGCTCTGAgctaggtcatggtctcatgtgGTGGTTGGCCCGGTGCAGACACACAAACAGGGAACGGAGAGAGGGCAAGATGGGTGCGGGACCCGGTGAGGCCtcggggcggggtgcggggggtggggggctggccaGGGGGAATATTTGGACCAGCCCTGTCCCCACCGAGAGGATGTAGCCAGCCGCAGGAGGGCAGGGTCTACGGCTGCCTGCGCTCCTGTGTATTGAGAGCCGGGCCGACAGGAGGCACTTCATCCATGTTTGGGAGGGCTCGGACCCCACATTGTACGCTGTGATTGTAAAGTTCTCCTCCAGTTCAATAAACACTCtctcttgtggttttttttaagtgagatcaAGTTCACGTAACATAGAATTtgcccttttaaagtgtacatctCAGGGGCTGTTAGTGTATTCGCAGGGTTGTGTAACTATCAGCCCTGCGtggttccagaacattctcagaCCCAAAAAAGCCCTGTCCCCATCAGCGGTCACGCCCACTAGCCTGCCCAGCCCCGTGCCCCCACGGGCCCCTTCCTGTCCATGGACGAGCCCATCCTGGACGTGTCACAAcgtggggcctcctgtgtctggttccctccCTGCCCGTGGTGGCCTCAGGGTCCTACGCGTGTGGGCGCATCGCTGCTCTTGGTGCCGGAGGGACGTGCCCGTGGGTGGTGGACATGCGTGTGTCCTTTGGATGCACGTTTGGGCAGTTTCCACTTTCCAGCCATTAGGCATGCCTCCGCGGTGAACCTGGGTGTCCAGGCCTTTGCGCGGGCGAGCGTCCAGGTCTCTAGGGTGCACGCGCCCCGGGGCGGGACTGGGGGCCCTCGGGGGATAGATGCGTCCTGCGCGCACTGCCAAGCGGCCcgggcgggccgggcggcggcCCCGGTGCTAACGCTGCCCCCCACCGCAGGTGCCCACGAGGATGGTGGCGCGGCCCTAGGCCCAGGCTCCGCACCATGACCTGCTGGCTGTGCGTCCTGAgcctgcagctcctgctcctgcccgcggccccgccccccgccggcggCTGCCCGGCCCGCTGCGAGTGCACGGCGCAGACACGCGCGGTGGCCTGTCCCCGGCGCCGGCTGACCGCCGTGCCCGACGGCATCCCGGCCGAGACGCGCCTGCTGGAGCTCAGCCGCAACCGCATCCGCTGCCTGAACCCCGGCGACCTGGCCGCCCTGCCGCTGCTGGAGGAGCTGGACCTGAGCGAGAACGTGATCGCGCACGTGGAGCCGGGCGCCTTCGCCAACCTGCCGCGCCTGCGCGTCCTGCGGCTGCGCGGGAACCTGCTCAAGCTCATCCCGCCCGGGGTCTTCACACGCCTGGACAACCTCACGCTGCTGGACCTGAGCGAGAACAAGCTGGTCATCCTGCTGGACTACACCTTCCAGGACCTGCGCAGCCTCCGCCGGCTGGAGGTGGGCGACAACCACCTGGTGTTCATCTCGCGCCGGGCCTTCGCGGGGCTGCTGGCGCTCGAGGAGCTGACCCTGGAGCGCTGCAACCTGACGGCGCTGTCGGGCGAGTCCCTGGGCCACCTGCGCGGCCTGGGCGCGCTGCGGCTGCGGCACCTGGCCATCGCCGCCCTGGAGGACCAGAACTTCCGCAGGCTCCCGGGCCTGCTGCACCTCGAGATCGACAACTGGCCACTGCTGGAGGAGGTGGCCGCGGGCAGCCTGCAGGGCCTCAACCTGACCTCGCTGTCCGTCACACACACCAACATCACGGCCGTGCCCGCGGCCGCGCTCCGCCACCAGGCCCACCTCACCTGCCTCAACCTGTCGCACAACCCCATCAGCACGGTGCCGCGCGGCTCCTTCCGAGACCTGGTGCGCCTGCGCGAGCTGCACCTGGCGGGCGCCCTGCTGGCGGTGGTGGAGCCGCAGGCCTTCCTGGGGCTGCGGCAGATCCGTCTGCTCAACCTCTCCAACAACCTGCTGTCCACGCTGGAGGAGAACACCTTCCACTCGGTCAACACGCTGGAGACGCTGCGCGTGGACGGGAACCCGCTGGCCTGCGACTGCCGCCTGCTGTGGATCGTGCAGCGCCGCAAGACCCTCAACTTCGACGGGCGGCTGCCGGCCTGCGCCACCCCGGCCGAGGTCCGCGGCGACGCGCTGCGCAACCTGCCCGACTCGGTGCTCTTCGAGTACTTCGTGTGCCGCAAACCCAAGATCCGCGAGCGGCGGCTGCAGCGCGTCACGGCGGCCGCGGGCGACGACGTGCGCTTCCAGTGCCGCGCCGAGGGCGAGCCGGCGCCCACCGTGGCCTGGGTGACGCCGCGGCACCGCGCGGTGACCGCCTCCAGCGCGGGGCGCACGCGGGTGCTGCCCGGGGGCACGCTGGAGATCCAGGGCGCGCGCCCGCAGGACAGCGGCACCTACACGTGCGTGGCCAGCAATGCGGGCGGCAACGACACCTACTTCGCCACGCTGACCGTGCGGCCCGAGCCGGCCGCCAACCGGACCCCGAGCGAGGGCCGCAACGAGACGCAGGCGGCCGTGCGCTTCCCGCTGGACCTCACCACCATCCTGGTGTCCACCGCCATGGGCTGCATCACCTTCCTGGGCGTCGTCCTCTTCTGCTTCCTGCTGCTCTTCGTGTGGAGCCGCGGCCGCGGGCAGCACAAGAACAACTTCTCGGTGGAGTACTCCTTCCGCAAGGTGGACGGGCCCGCCGCCGCCACCGGCCAGGGGGGCGCCCGCAAGTTCACCATGAAGATGATCTGACCCCGCGCCCACCACCGCCGGCCGATGGGCACCTGTGCGTCTCCCAGAGGCCGCGCCGCTCCCGGCCGAACGTCCCCTTTTTTTGTAGAGACCCAAGCACGGGGCTGTTTTTTCATCAGGACGCATCTTTTGCATAGTTTCTCAAGCATTTTCTAAAAGTTTCACCGTGTCTTCCTGCCCCTGCTGTGGTCGCTGAGCTGAGTGCGGTGGGAGTATGGTGCGAGTTCAGAGACCCCAGAGCCCTCACTGTGGGGGGTTCGCACCCCGTGGCTGGGGCgtggcgcacacacacacacacacacagcgtgCACCCGGGGACGGAGGTCTGCATCCAGGACGTGGGGGGCCGCCCAGCCCCCAGGGGAGGCACGCGAAAGCCTGCACTGGTCACACCTCACATCCAGCACACAGGTGGTCACACCCAGGACACACTCTTGGACACACAGCTCCAAAACAGAACACACACATCTCCACCCGGCTGACCCTAAACAGGTGCCCCAGGCTGCAGACCTCACCTGAAGCGTGCAGGGCTCTCGTGAGAGCACAACTCACACCTGAGACATACCCACTCACACTCAGGACACACCCAGCTCACACCTGGGACACACAGACCACAGCTGAAACACACAGCTCACACCCGGGACATACCCAGCTCACACTCGGGACATTCAGTTCACACTCGAGACACACACAGCTTAGACCCAGCTGACGCTAAACATGTGCCCCAAGCTGCAGGGCTCACCGTGGGGACCCAGGGCTCTCGTGAGAGCACAGCTCACACCGGGGACAAACAGCTCATACCTGGGACATGCACAGATCACACCTGAGACACACGGAGCTCAAGCCCAGCTCCTGCTCCACTGGCCATCTCTAGGGGTATCTCAGGGGCTGGACTGAGGTCTTCCCAAGGAGGTGATGCCCCCTGGGGGCCCAGCACACGGCATGCCAGCCCatgccccgcccccaggctccccccaggaCCCACTGGCCCAGCAGGGCGGGCTACCCACTAGGAGAAGCCATCATCCCCacttccccaccacccccaaaagCTGCcactcccttcctctgcccacgCCACACCGGAGGGGCAGCCGCCCTGGCCCCGGCTCAGAAGCATGGTTACTGGGGTGTCCCCCCTCCAGCAAGGCAGGTGGAGTGACCTTCAGTCACACCCCCGAGCCAGCCTCAGATGCGCCCCGGTACAGCCCTGCCGTGCCCAGCCCTGTGACCCACTGTGCATGTGGAGACAGAGGCCAGGGAGTGTGGGGGGTTTCCCGGGGGTCCTGTTCAGTGCACTAACAGGGCAGCAAGGGAGAACAAGACCGGGGCGGGGTGCAAGCTGCAGGGGGTCTGGACCTGGGCTCTGGGGAGCAGGTGGCAAGAACTAGGGCCGGGCACACAGAAGCTCGGGTTAAGAAAGAACTTCC
Proteins encoded in this window:
- the LINGO3 gene encoding leucine-rich repeat and immunoglobulin-like domain-containing nogo receptor-interacting protein 3 is translated as MTCWLCVLSLQLLLLPAAPPPAGGCPARCECTAQTRAVACPRRRLTAVPDGIPAETRLLELSRNRIRCLNPGDLAALPLLEELDLSENVIAHVEPGAFANLPRLRVLRLRGNLLKLIPPGVFTRLDNLTLLDLSENKLVILLDYTFQDLRSLRRLEVGDNHLVFISRRAFAGLLALEELTLERCNLTALSGESLGHLRGLGALRLRHLAIAALEDQNFRRLPGLLHLEIDNWPLLEEVAAGSLQGLNLTSLSVTHTNITAVPAAALRHQAHLTCLNLSHNPISTVPRGSFRDLVRLRELHLAGALLAVVEPQAFLGLRQIRLLNLSNNLLSTLEENTFHSVNTLETLRVDGNPLACDCRLLWIVQRRKTLNFDGRLPACATPAEVRGDALRNLPDSVLFEYFVCRKPKIRERRLQRVTAAAGDDVRFQCRAEGEPAPTVAWVTPRHRAVTASSAGRTRVLPGGTLEIQGARPQDSGTYTCVASNAGGNDTYFATLTVRPEPAANRTPSEGRNETQAAVRFPLDLTTILVSTAMGCITFLGVVLFCFLLLFVWSRGRGQHKNNFSVEYSFRKVDGPAAATGQGGARKFTMKMI